ACAAAACAACTAGAAAGCTAATGATTCGAGGTTTTTTGCTTCCAGTTGAAGCATTTTCTATCAACTCTAGTCCACAAATACCATAGGCAAAACTGGAATACGAGTAAACTTGGACAAAACCATGCAATATAAGTCAACTTCAAGTTTCAAGAAACACTATGAACTGTTTGTTTCTTCTTGGTGAAGATCAATGGAAAATAATAGAGGTATGGATTCACATTCAGAAATGGATTCACGTTGGTGAAGATCAATGTCAAGTTTTCTCATTAGTATTCGTTCCACCCCATTTCCTCCTACCGGCATCAAGATTCGAGACTACAAAGATGATGGGATGTCTTCAAGTGGACATCCTTATTTGGAGGATTTCTATCTCGAAGATTTGCATACACGCAATCCCTCGAGAAGGATTAGGATAAGCCACAGCTAAAAAGATCCTGCAAAAGGGTCAGGCATTATCGCTCCACAATTGCCACAGCAACCCCGTTGGGACAGGAGAAAGTCTACAAGACAAGGAGACAAGGTCTACAACGCTTAGGGTAGAACCAAGTGCAAGTACAAGTGCCACTAGAGATTGTACATGAGCACCTAGGGCCCAGGCAAACACAAAGTTTTGCTGGCATTGCCGCATTGCTGCCCAGAGAAGCCGAAGGAAACATGCAAACGCATGAGTTAGCCTAGTGAAAAGTGTACTCTCTGATAGCGTACATGGGGAATGAGACGGATTTGTAACCATGTGTCTCCCTATTCTGTTGGGAAGCAATATTGAAAGTTGGAGACCCCAAGGAGATTAACAGTTGGGATATATGATAGGGCTGCGTGGCTCATGCACCCTTGTAACCCACGAACAGATGCCGTTACTGCACAATCAATGGTCCCCTAAGACAAAACCATGTTCTGGTGTATAAATAATAAACGTACTTTATTCACAATCAAACTAATGAAGACTGGGACAGATTTTAGTCattactccatctgtcccaatTTTTTGCGCCTATTTTGATTTTCACGtaatttaagaaaatatcataatTACATTGACTGTGTCAATTTTAGGATTTTACCCCTTTGTAACTTCTGACTTTTTTGTCAACTTTCCTTGTCATGTCATTGAGAGAATGGAAACAAATCTAATTTGCTCCACTTTCCtttcaaatcaagtttaaattttgaatttgggagggagaaatgagcggtaaaatggtaaaatgaaCATCCAAAATTGGGAAGTTTTGAAACAAGCacatcattttgggacatcccaaaaaggaataagggcacaacaaagtgggacgaagggagtataatGGTTAGAAAATAAGAATAGTACAAGGAATTGGGGAAATCTTATACTCCACAAAACACTTCCTAATGGTTCTCAACTTGTCTAGATCTATCATTGTCCTTCCTCGGGCATACCGATCACTTGAGTTAAAAGTGGCAACAAAAGCACTCTTCTTTTCTAGTATCAACTAAATTCTTCACAACATAATCCGATCAAACTATCCCCATTTCTAGATGGGTGCTTAAACATCTCATAAAACCATTATCATAATCATGTAAAACTACCAGTGTGGCATTGTCAAACTCACTTATCCTATTCAACTTTCCATAAGGAAACCAAGAAACTATTGTTAACTCTACTAGAGCATTGAAACGGTGGGAAAGAATCCCTACAAACGACCCCAAAACTGATAAGGACAGACCTTAGTTTAGGAAATCAAGATACAAGTTTAGATAAGCACAACATAAAGCCCTACAAAGGCAAGGTTAACAAAGAATGCAAACATAGAATTACATGCCCAGGGAAAACtagacacctgaactttgcTTCAAAAGCATACAAAGAACCATGTCATCAGCAAACTAGAAATTAGAAATTAGACTCAATCCCTCCCAGTTCCAAAATCTTCCAACGGCGAAAGTTCTAAACTTAAAAATAGATCTCCTAAGATCATCTGCAACCAAACTAACAGAAAGGGATAACAGGTCTCCTTGCCTTAAACCCCTTAAACCTTTGACCAATAACTATGTCTTTGCTGCTATATACTGACATGGCCTGCCGACCCTGCCTACCATCTAAAATAACAATATACTCATAATTCAATTACGAATCCGACCAAAAAACATGAAATAGAAAATCAAGCTTTGAAAATGCATAGGACCCTTGGCAGTTGGCTCCATTAATAACACTAGACAATTCCCCGAACCAAGCCAACCCATCACTACAGATCTCCGCAatcctccaaaaaaatttgtgccCACCTCATGATCTAAGGTCTTGCAACCAACAAAGCCGCGGGCCTTTTTAAAGTCTATGGTGGAAGAAATAAAGTGTTTTCCAAGAATCCAAGTAATCCTAAACTACCTTACCAATGTCACGAAAGCAACCAGATTTGTCTAGCTCTAAAAATCCTTTCAAAGAAAACACAATCTCAAGCACAGCATCTGTGTCTTTGCACTGCACATAGCCACATATAACACTTTTCAAATAGAACTCTCCAACTACCTCCCCCAATCATTCTCTTCAAGTATCACTATCACCCGTCCTAGGAAAAAACTACGATGAAACTCTCCTAGTCAATAGCTCTCCTAGTCAATAGATTTTGTTCCCATCAATTTCAAAATGGAGTGTTAGGCTCACCTGAGATTGTTAGATGTCACAAAGTTATACATGTAAAGGCATCCAAATAACAAGTGAGCGAGCTATGTTGTAAACATCAatgatttatttcttctttgaACTGTCTACAACCTGAATGGTCATTCACAAATGCATTGGGGGCATATCCCATGCCAATACGACAATACCACAAGACAAAGGCCGAGAATGTTCCCCGATCTGTGTAATGTAGCATGAGTCTATATCACCAACTGTTACATAACTGTCCAAAGAGATACACAACAATAGCTATCCTTATCATGTCCCAAATACCATTCGTGATGAAAAGTTCCActaaccaaacaaaatatgcaCGGGGCACACAACAAGTGAAAAAAGAAAGCCAATAAGCAGAATAAGGAGAATCAAAGACAAGAAAACAGGTTATGTACCTGGTAAGAAGGCCCAAAAGCTATTCCAGTTAATTTGACCTGGTCTTCCCGTGGCCGGTTCTTAATCAATTCATCCTGTTTCACCTCGATTATTTCCTGAGGAACATCATTCCTACCTCTCTTCCCAGGCACTTTCACCACACTTTCAACCGTTCCCGCCACATCAGACGGCGCCACTGTCGTCGAGCCATCACCCCAATTACTCTCATACTGCCCGTAGTAATCATAGTTCCCATAATTCTCATAATTTGTACTAGATGAAACCCAACCAGAAGTATCGCCACCACCACTCTCAACTACATATTGTGCAGAATTTCccacatctccaaaagaagcaGAAGACAACCCCTCAACCACTTGTCCATTATCATTGACACCCACTTCAGCATTACTGCTATAAGCATTCGAGCTAAACGACGTTGTTACATCGGCTTCAAGAATTGATCTTCGACCCGAGCCCGCAGCAGAGGGCAAAGAACCCAGTGCGGACGAGTTCTTGGGAGCCGGAATGCTCGATAGGAATGACTTCACGGATGCAGTCTCGGTTACAGACTCCGTAGCCTTCGTTTTCCCTTCCCTCTCCTTATCATCGTCATCGtcatcgtcatcatcatcatcactgtCTTTAGATTTCCTCCGATATGGGTTTACTGGAAGCTTCAGATGAATAAtctttttgggtttagggtttggagTGGATGAAAGATTGGCAAGGGCAAATGGGTCCGAATTTTTGGACTTGGGTGgaggaaggaaagagaaaatagaagaagaagaagaggaagaggaagagggaggTTTAGGAATTTCCTTTGTTCGCGATTgtgattgattttcttgttgtttGTGCAATTGGGTGATGGGTTTTGAAGGAGAGGGGTGGGTTAGGGTTTGTGATGGTAGGGTTGGGACGTGGGGTTTGGGAGGGgggagaaaagagaagagagaggaagaagaagaagaagaagatttgggGGCTGGgagggaagaagagagagaggtagaGGTCTTACCAACCGAAAATTCAGATCGCTCGTGTTTAACTTCTTGTTCATCTTCGTCTGAGGAGGCATAGGTCGCTAGCAGAGagtccatgagagagagagagagagccaaaccctaattgaaaaAAGAGAGGCGAAATTGGAGACTTCGTGCAGAGAATAACTTTCTCGACCTGTGTAGATATGGATGGAGCTCAGATGTAACAATGACGGGAGGAGGGCGTACGGATAAAAATTAGGGGTAAATACTAAATggtaaaaaaatagtaaaaattggaaattgattttcgctcTCTATTTTTATTGATAGTGCTCCATTTTTAATGTGAACAAAATAGAGTGTTATCAGTAAAAAGTAAAGCgcaaatattaattttttaaaaattatagaaaattAAGCAAAAAGGCAAGGGTTTTTTTATTGCGAGGTCAATTCCGTCGACCCCGTGACACGAACCCGGAAACCTATTGTGCACCTGTCAACAACAGACCCCCCATTTCCTGTGACACTCCCTCCTTGACAAAAATATTATTCATTGTGGGGCTGGAACACGTGGTTCCCCAACTCTTATTCATTGCCTTGGGGACACGTCGTTCCCCAATTCCTATTTATTTGTTGGGGCACCACGTGTCTCTCGATTCTTGGGCGCTAAATAGTCTCTCCTCTTCGAGGGTATATGGAGAGAAGTCATTCTCAAGAAGCTTTTAACCTCtctacaaaagaaaaacagagagcTTTTAACCTTACCATCGAAGTCATTCTCAAGAAGCTTTTAACCAGTAGATAGatataaaacaaaatcaacagaagatataaaacaaaatcaacgaGATTAGGTTGATGTTTCCAATCTCAAGTAATCGAGATGGCATACTAATTGGTATGCAAGTAGAGATTGGAATTACCATCATGATTTTAACCACGTTTGCTGCAATCTCTTGGAGCAtcttccattctttttttttttctaccttTTATAAAAGCTCATAGCCATCAGGCCCATCTCCAATACTCATATCTTACGAGCTCGTGATCACCGGCCTCATACCAGAAAGCTTCAAAATGGAAGATCGAATTCGACGTTTCAAAACGAATATCTGAGGCGTTGAGAGAATTTTTTGGATACGACAAACGGATCCAAAAAATACAGTAAAATATTGAATAAGAGGATTGGAGATGAGGCTCTGAATAGTAGTTAAAACTGAATTCCCATGTctagaggggaaaaaaaaatatcgaaGAAGATACAAATTTCCAAGTGAGTTAGATCCACTTGTGCTTCGCTTCAATTATAGTTTTGCTTCGTAGTAGAAATGTAGAATCATGCCGAAGCAGGGGATAGTGGAGTAGGATTGAACAATTCCCATCTCAGTTCATCTTCATTAGTTTATATGcctaaattcaaatttggacATAAGCTCAGCTAGTATCTGTGGGACTGGAGGTTCCTTGATTCCTTCTAGGACCATGACCCTATATGATCACTAAACCATAATGACAATGTCACAAATATACCATATCAATAAAGGACGGGGGAAACTTTCACCATAAAATAATCATCCTTGTTAAACACAACATATTGGCTGAATTTCTACTGACAGTCATGCTTGGACTTCAATCGCTTGAGCCAAAGATAGatattggggggggggggggggggggggcgggggcgggggcgggggcgATATCCGCCCTCCTCTTCTACTAACAAATCTCAACTCCTCAGAGCAACGTTCAACCAAGTGCTTCCCCAAAACCCGCCTTTACTTTAAAAAGATACTAACATATATCCAGTCAATTGCACTAGCAATACATACACCAAGCTAATATGTTACAGAATAAACAAAACCTAATATACTCAAAACCTTCTTCTTGGTAAGTTTAAGCTAATTTGATGGGGTGAATTCCTACAAAATCTAAGATGGGTCTTAACTTAATCACGATATCTTAGTAGGCAAACTCCATCAACTAATTGCAAATACCCAAATCAGTTACGAGTTCAATTCTTACTACCCGGTAGCCACCAGTCCATAAGGGCTTTGTCACTGACTTTAATCGGACTCATTACTGGTGCATCGTAAGATTGTGTTTCCACAAAATTAGTCAGCTTTGTCACTTGACTTTAATCGGACTCCTCCCTGGAGCATAGCAAGATTGTGTTTCCACAAAATTAGTCGAGCTGCAGACACCTGAG
The sequence above is a segment of the Rhododendron vialii isolate Sample 1 chromosome 13a, ASM3025357v1 genome. Coding sequences within it:
- the LOC131312746 gene encoding uncharacterized protein LOC131312746, which produces MDSLLATYASSDEDEQEVKHERSEFSVGKTSTSLSSSLPAPKSSSSSSSSLFSFLPPPKPHVPTLPSQTLTHPSPSKPITQLHKQQENQSQSRTKEIPKPPSSSSSSSSSIFSFLPPPKSKNSDPFALANLSSTPNPKPKKIIHLKLPVNPYRRKSKDSDDDDDDDDDDDKEREGKTKATESVTETASVKSFLSSIPAPKNSSALGSLPSAAGSGRRSILEADVTTSFSSNAYSSNAEVGVNDNGQVVEGLSSASFGDVGNSAQYVVESGGGDTSGWVSSSTNYENYGNYDYYGQYESNWGDGSTTVAPSDVAGTVESVVKVPGKRGRNDVPQEIIEVKQDELIKNRPREDQVKLTGIAFGPSYQPVSTKGKPSKLMKRKHQISSLYFDMRQKEMELTERRAKGFLTKAETQAKYGW